Proteins from a genomic interval of Musa acuminata AAA Group cultivar baxijiao chromosome BXJ1-9, Cavendish_Baxijiao_AAA, whole genome shotgun sequence:
- the LOC135594094 gene encoding BTB/POZ domain-containing protein At5g03250-like — protein sequence MATMKLGSKAEAFQLEGQTWRCLTELASDVVIEVGEMSFNLHKFPLLNRSGLLGKMMSEFRSEEGKDCVLQLHDIPGGAKAFELVAKFCYDIKIELNALNVVSLRCAAEHLLMTEDYVGGNLIMQTENFLVNQVFGSWKDSVKALEACESVLPHAEELHIVSRCINSLASKACADPSLFSWPMVGHSTTSKSPEGSSSILWNGIVAVGETPRSGIADWWYEDVSFLSLPLFKRLILAVEANGMKPENVAGALMFYAKRFLPGLSRNLSFLDGTTRIPPGTSVSAPSESDQRVFLEEIVDLLPMKKGVTSTKFLLGMLRTAMILRAGPSCKENLERRIGTQLDEAALEDILIPNLGYSVETLYDIDCVQRIVDHFMMIDQSSVATSPAIVDEGQLAASSPLLTPLTMVAKLVDGYLAEVAGDANLKLPKFQSLAAVIPDYARPLDDGIYRAIDIYLKSHPWLTESEKEQLCRLMNCQKLSLEACTHAAQNERLPLRVVVQVLFFEQLRLRTSIAGWFFVSDNMENSQAPHGNLMLQKNSSRAIREDSNQEQEDDHHDMRLRVMELENECLSMKQEIEKLGKPKSSWNIFSRKCSIGSKSRSVTNSK from the exons ATGGCCACCATGAAGCTGGGTTCCAAGGCAGAAGCCTTCCAGCTTGAAGGCCAAACATG GAGATGCTTAACGGAGCTTGCAAGTGATGTCGTCATTGAAGTAGGAGAGATGTCCTTCAATCTCCATAAG TTCCCACTGCTTAACAGGAGCGGGCTTTTGGGGAAAATGATGAGTGAATTCCGCAGCGAGGAGGGAAAAGATTGTGTTCTCCAGCTTCATGATATTCCTGGGGGTGCCAAGGCTTTCGAGCTGGTAGCCAAGTTTTGTTACGATATCAAGATAGAGCTGAATGCTCTCAATGTAGTGTCACTGCGATGTGCTGCTGAGCACCTGCTTATGACGGAAGATTATGTGGGAGGGAACCTCATAATGCAGACCGAGAACTTCCTGGTTAACCAAGTATTTGGCAGCTGGAAAGACTCGGTGAAAGCCCTTGAAGCATGCGAGAGTGTTCTTCCTCATGCAGAAGAGCTGCATATTGTCTCAAGATGCATCAACTCTCTTGCATCCAAAGCTTGTGCTGACCCAAGTCTTTTCAGTTGGCCCATGGTCGGCCACAGTACCACCTCCAAGAGCCCAGAAGGGAGTAGTAGTATTCTTTGGAACGGAATAGTCGCTGTAGGAGAGACACCAAGGTCGGGGATTGCAGATTGGTGGTACGAAGATGTATCATTCCTCAGTCTGCCTTTGTTTAAGAGACTCATCCTGGCTGTGGAGGCCAACGGCATGAAGCCAGAAAACGTTGCCGGAGCCCTCATGTTCTATGCTAAAAGGTTCCTGCCTGGCCTGAGTAGAAACTTGAGCTTCCTCGATGGCACTACTCGTATCCCTCCCGGTACGTCGGTTTCAGCACCGTCAGAAAGCGACCAGAGGGTCTTTCTTGAAGAGATTGTGGACCTCCTGCCCATGAAGAAGGGTGTGACTTCTACAAAGTTCCTTCTCGGCATGCTTCGCACTGCGATGATCTTACGTGCTGGTCCTTCCTGCAAGGAGAATTTGGAGCGGAGAATAGGAACCCAATTGGATGAAGCTGCACTGGAGGATATTCTAATACCGAACCTGGGCTATTCAGTGGAAACTCTCTATGACATTGACTGCGTCCAGCGAATTGTCGATCACTTCATGATGATCGACCAGTCATCGGTCGCCACTTCTCCAGCCATTGTCGATGAGGGGCAATTGGCAGCCTCGTCTCCCTTGTTGACCCCATTGACCATGGTAGCAAAACTTGTGGATGGATATCTTGCAGAAGTTGCAGGAGACGCTAATCTGAAGCTGCCTAAGTTCCAGTCACTTGCTGCTGTCATTCCTGATTACGCCAGGCCTTTGGATGATGGTATCTACAGAGCTATTGACATTTACCTAAAG TCACATCCATGGCTCACAGAATCAGAAAAAGAGCAGCTCTGCCGACTCATGAATTGCCAGAAGCTTTCCCTGGAAGCCTGCACGCATGCAGCTCAGAACGAAAGGCTCCCTCTCAGAGTCGTAGTTCAAGTTCTGTTCTTCGAACAGCTCCGCCTGCGAACCTCGATCGCGGGCTGGTTCTTTGTCTCTGACAACATGGAGAACTCGCAGGCTCCTCATGGTAACCTTATGCTCCAGAAGAACAGCAGTAGAGCAATTCGCGAAGACAGCAATCAGGAACAGGAGGATGACCACCACGACATGAGGTTGCGGGTTATGGAGCTTGAGAATGAATGTTTGAGCATGAAGCAAGAGATCGAGAAGCTGGGGAAGCCGAAAAGTTCATGGAACATCTTCTCTCGAAAATGTAGTATCGGGAGCAAGTCGCGTTCAGTAACCAACAGTAAATGA